The Sphingobacteriaceae bacterium genome includes the window AATTCAAAAGACAAAAAATTTATCCTTGGTAATTCCGTTACTTAATAGAAACTCTTGCTGTGAATGATCGGCACAAAATAAAACATCACAAAAAGCTACTGAAATTTTGGTTTGTAATTTCATGAGCTTAAAAGTGTACTTTCTTGCGATGAATTAAACTTAGTAAAAACACCTGCCATCATAATATCATGTAAATCAAGAATTATTTGACTCCCATTAACTTTGGAATAATAGCGCTAAAAACAAGGAAATCCGGTTGATTGTGAACATGGATGACGGGATATCTATTCTTGATATTATAAATGCTTAAGTAAAAAAAAGCTTTTAATAGAAAAAACAGATAAGAAAACAAATACAATTTTTTACTTTTCCCTTGATATTTTCGCCCTAAAAATTTAATAAATAGATTGTTTTTACTAAAGAAGTTAGAATATTTATCGAATAAGCAAAAAATGTGGACAGAATATCCTTCCTTCAAAAGAGAATTAACATAACCTTTTATTCTTGCATCATTAAAGTATTCAGCGTAGGCAACCATGCATATTTTATTGTTTCTCATCGAATTATGTTTTCTGTCATTATTCACTTTGTACTTAATACTGATTTATATACTTCTATTATTTTTTGAGCAATAACTTCATTTCTTAAATGATCTATTTTTTCCCGACCATTACTTCTTTTTTTACTCTCATAAATGATTCTTAACTTGTCAATAATTTCTCCTTCGGAAAAGTCCACAGTAAAGCAGTTGTATGCATCTTGCATAACCGTTTCTACATCACCCACTTTTGTAGAAATTATTGGAAGATTACATGCCATTGCCTCCTTAATCACGTTTGGAGATCCTTCCCAAAATGAAGACAACATCAGCACGTCTGATGTATTCATATATTCAACAACTTGATGTTGGCTTATTCCAAATGGTGTTATCAATTTTACACCATCATTTTCCTTTTTGAATGATTCAACTGCCTTTTTTGTTAGATTAAAATTTTTGACTGGTTGCTTTACATTACCTAAAAATAAAACAATGAAATCATTTTCTTTAAAACCTAAAATTTTTCTACTTTTATTCCTATCGATTGGTTTAAAGATATCGAAATCGATACCATTAGGAATAACGGATATTGGTACTTGAATAGGCAATAAATTTTTCATTTGTTCTGATTTTACTATTAAGTGATTCATCCTTTTTGCAACAAAAGATGATATGAATTTATCAATTTTACCTCTAGTTGTTAAAACGCCTTGAATATTGGGCGTACCTAATAAATCGCTCCCCATGAATGAGAGAACAATAGGTTTATTTGAAGAAGCAAAATATGTTGAGAAGCCACAATAACTGTAATGGGCATGTAATATGTCGTAATTATTTTCTGTAATGAGATTCCTAATCACTTGTATAGATTTAAAATATTCTAGTTTCGAATTGTAACTTTTAATTTCATAAACTCTACAATCAACTCCTTCTTTTTTCAGTGAATCAATTTGTGATTTGATAAAAGGTTGATGATGTGGTCGCTCTTTTGAAGACAATCCAGCAGCTATATGTAAAACTTTCAATTTGGTAATATTTTGCTCTTACGTATAAAGATCTAAAAAAGAATAGTAAAATTTAAAATAAATGAGTGCTCAATTAAGATCTTATAAATTTATTGATTTAATGTATTTGAATTTTCCATTATTCTCATTTTCTAATTTATTTAACGTGATAATCTCTACCTTTTCAAAGAATTTCATTAATGTGCTGTGAAGAACATTTCTTATCGAATTATCAATGCCACTTGCACTTTCGAGTCTTAATTCTATTTCTCCTACTTTTTCTTGACAAACCTGAAAACGTTGAATTTTATCAGTCAGAACATTTAGTTCATATAGGATATCGGTAAAAAACACACCATGAACTTTACTTCCATTTTTTAAAGCAATAGTATCAATAGTACGACCATCAACTGATTCCAGCAAAGGTTGATTAATACCACATGCACACTTAATTGATGAAAATGTAGCCATGTCTCCGTTTTCATATCTGATGAATGGCATTACTAAGTTATCTAAATCAGTCGCAATAACTCTCCCCATTTCTTGATTTGCAGCCGTATTATTGTCATTTAAAATTTCAATTATTACGTGTTCTAGATTGATATGTAATCCATTATTATGTGGACATTCGTAAGCTATAGCTGTAACCTCTCCACATCCATATTGGTTATAAATAGGGGCATTAAATGTTTTTTCTAAGTATTTTCTATGATGTGGTAGTAGAGTCTCTGAGGTACTAGATAAGACTTTAGGTCTAAGTCCTATTAATGAATTGGATTCAATGTAACTTGAGAAGTCCAATAGTGCAGATAAGTAGCCTTTGAGAACAACTGGTTTATACTTAATTAACTTCTTATAAATCTGTGACAAATCCTCTTTACTCATATTGAACGAATTGATTAGCAGATGATTTTGCAATAGGTTTTTTGTCAAATCGATAAATATATTTTTTAAAGGTTTAGTCAAAACCGTTCTTTCACCCCAAAAAGTGACAGTTTTATCATAATAATTTACACCTATCCACTCATACCATCTGTAATAGGACGCCCATGTAAATGATCTATTATACACATCTAAGAGAACTATAATTGGGGCACCGGTTGTACCCCCGGTTTTACCCTTTTTAACATATTTCATACTATGATTTCTAGCAACCAAATTCATATTTTCTTTTCTGACTATCTCCTTTGTAAGAATTGGTATTTTATTAATATCTTTTAATGATTTGATATCAGATGGTTTTAATTTAATAGTATTAAATAACTTTTCGTAGTATGGAACATTATTATATGAATATGAAATTAGTTTCTTTAATTTCTCCAAACGGTAATCTTGAATTCTAGATTCTTCCCAATATTGGCTTTCCCGTAAAAATTTTAAAGTTTCAAGAATGCTCGTCTTTTTTACATAATCCTGTAAGGGATATCCAAAATATTTTGCAGTATATTTTCTTAACATTTACAAACTCATAGAATACTCTATTGCTTTAAAATCCATATAGTAATATTTATTGGGTCCACAAAATTCCTAATTGAGCCCTTTTTTATTACTTGAACAAAACTCAATAACTTCATCAGTGTATTTTCCAAAGACAGTCGAACCGTTCATTTGAAAGAAATTTATTCCTGTCCAAAGATGATTTATCTCAATCAATTTAATATTATTTTCAAAATTTATTGTAAAATCAAATCCCATAACTCTTGAATGAATATTTTTTCTGGCAAGCTGGATAGTTAGTTGCTTCATTTCCTTCAATAAAGGAAATGTTTTAACCTGAGAAAAAACTATCCTATTGAATTCAAAGAATTTTTCTCCAAAATAGTTTGTAGCAAAATCATTTAATGTTGAGTCCTCGTTAATTCTGCAAGCTACACCACCAACATTTTGATCATCGATATAATTGCCTTCCTTGCCTATTCTTAAAACCGCATGCAAAGGAATAACTTCATCCGTTACGACAGACCTATAGGTAAATATTCTAATTGTATTGACTGAACTGGAATTAAATTGTGCAAGGAACTCACTTTGTCGAATATAATTTTGAATTACATAGTTATCTTTATAATGTATGTGCAAATAATCTACTGTCAAGTTATGATTTTGATTATCAGTAAAATTATTGTTTTTATTGAAGAATAATTGAATTTTTTTTCCTCCTCCCGAATCAGCAGATGGCTTAATCAAAATTTTTTGATACTTACTCAAGTATTGTTTTAACCGATTATCATCAAGAGTTAATAAATTATAAGCGTGATCATAAAAAACTCCATCAATATTCCTAATTATTGATTCCGGGAAAATATCCTTGTTATCGTAAAAAACTTCATAAAAATTTTTATCTCCAAAAGCTAATGCATGTTTTCTGTTATTTAATTTTTCCTCAATAATATTAAAGTATATATTTTCCGGGACGTAATGGATGTCGAAATTCTCTGTTATATGGCTGTAAACACGAAACCATTTAGGATTCACCTTTCTCTTTAGCTGTCCCCAATATTGCTGGTGCTTAGTTATCAAATCAGTATCCAAATCGGAGTTTTTTATTCCAAGATGTCTATAAACTTTATTTATGTGCCTCTTCCAAGTGATCTCGGCTTTTATATAAAGTAATTTTTCAAAAATATTCTTGATTACTTCTTTTATCATCGACTAATCATAAAATTGTTTTTAGTAATATTTTACGAAGCTCAAAGCTTATAACCAAGTAATTTGTAAATAGCATAAAAGTAGAATAATTCATTTTGATATTTGGGATTATCTAAAGCTATTCTATCAACTCTCCAGAATTTTTCTTTTTTGAAAATATTTTTATCTCCCCTAATACTGCTGGTTATGTAACCATGTTCCAAGGCGAGTTTTTCTGTTACATCATTCCACGCACCATATGGCCAACATATATGATTAACTTTTTTGCTCAATTCATTTTCAATCTTAAGCTTGGAGTCTGAAAGTTCTTTCCCGATTCTTAATAAATATTCTTCTTTTCTTTCCTTTTTATAGAGATTATTGCATTTCATTTTCAGTTCATCAGCTAGTGAGAAAAGCTCATCCTGCCAATTACTTTTTTTAAAAAAATTCTCACTACCGTTCTGGCTCACATAATTAATAATCTCATTAGTTAGTCCACCATTTTCTTCATACTTAATTGCAACATTACCTTTTTGTGATTCATAAATAGGATATCCCAAAGGAATTTTATTTCGCGGATTAGTGAAAAAATTGGGTTTATCCTCTGGAAACAAATTCCAATGGAGCCAGTCAATTTTAGTGTCAGGCGACACAAAATCTATAATTTTATCAGAGACAGAATATTGGGTGTGAGTTAAAGTATGCGATTGGAAGTCTATTACTCCAGATTTCTCCATTAATCGCATCTCTTCCCAATTAATAAAGCCATCATACTGATTCAACTCATCTAGCTTGATTTTGCCTGCCCAGTAGTCTTCTAAAGTTGGTCTTACTCTGTTATCGGTGTCATCAATAAAGTCCGGATTGACCCAAATAGTTGCTTTTAGATTGTATCTTTTTAACAAAGGGTAAGCAAATATAAAGTTATCTAAATAACCATCATCAAAATGAATTAATAAAGATTTGAACGGGAGTTTTGTTTCTCCTTTTAAATGATAATATAAATCATCCATAAAAAAAGTTTTTAATCCGAGAGTTTTAAAAAGTTGAATATGCTTTACAAATTTCTCTAAAAGCATTGTGACATAGGGATGTACCCAATTATCCTTTCGTTTATATTTTACCGAATGGTAATAAATAACTGGCACAGCATTCAGTTTCATACTAATTATTCAAGTTATTATAAAGTGAACTTAATGTAGAAACGATTTTTTCGTTATCCAAATACGCCCTTAAGTTTGTATTAACTTTATTTAACCTCATAGTTGCCATTGGGTAATTGTATTTTATTTCTTTTATTTTAACAGCAATTAATTTGGGATCTTGCTTATCGAAAAAGAAGAAATCATCATTAACGAATTCGGTCAATGCAGGAAGCTTATTACTCAAAACTGGGAGACCAGTGAGAATTGCCTCGGCTATTACATTTCCGAACGATTCATGAAGTGATGTAAAAATGAAAAGATTGCTTGAATAATAAAATTTCATTATTTCATCTGTATACATTAATATTTTAACAGCGGACCCTAAATTATTTTCGTTAATTTTTCTATTAATAGTTTCTTTTTCAGGGCCATCACCAACCAATAAAAAACCTATTTCATTATCATAATTTAATGTTTTTGCGACCTCTACTATCAAATCAATATTTTTCCCTTTATCAAATCTGCCGGTATACAGAACAGTAAATTTGTCTCCCTTTTTATAAACTCGATCTATATATTTTAACGCTTTAGTGTCAATCAGGTTTGGGATTACAGTAATTTGATTCTGAAGATTAAGTTTCTTCTTTATGACTTCTTTCGTGTGTAATGAATTAGCAATGATAACTACTTTTTTTTCAAGCAATTTCCAGATCAATTTATTTAATATTTTATTTGAAAATTTTGTGCCATGGAAATGGAAAAGAATTTTTCGTGCCCCAGCTAAAAATGTTACTAGTAGAATTGTACTTCCTGCATATTGAATATGAAAAATACTGTCCTTTTTATTCTTTACAAATCGGAAATAATTAAAGATAAAGGATAATTTATTCTTTTCCTTAAAGACATAACTATTATTGTATTTAAAACCGCTTTTAGTCTGTCTTAATATCGCAACAAGAGGATTGTAGCTCGTGAATATTTTTTCATACAATTGGGATATTTTTTCTAATCCGCCATAGTAGGCATCCCATTGAACAAAAATCAAATTATTTTTCATGGTTTATGGAGGGATAGTTTCTTTCGCTAGAAAAAAAGGAATAGAATAAAAAAGTAAATTAATAAGATAAAGATGTTAGCTTAATACCGGTAGTTTTTTATTGATTTTAGAAAATGAAGCTAGAGTTCTAGATTATGGACCATTTTAAGACGCTCAATCAATTTCACAAACAAGTTATCCCAGTGGTAGCTGTTCAATAATTCATCCGGTACATTATTAATTAAATCTTTTTTAAACTTTTCATCTAATTTTGTGAGAAAATCTTCGTAATTCCCGGCAAATGTTATATAATTTGCAATATTTTCTTTCATCAATGAATACATTTTCGTAGATATTACATGTTTTTTATGCGCCAAGTATTCATAAACTTTTACCGGATTTACGGAATCATTCACATCATGAATTTTAAATGTGTTAATGCAAACATCAAACGCATATATATATGAGGAAATTTCTTTTTGCGGTTTTCTGCCTAATAAATACACATTAGGATACTTCTTGAGCCTGTCTATTGGGAAATATCCTTCAATACCACCAACGAACACAAAATTATAATGAGGTCTTTTAGAAATTATATACTCTAATAAGCTCTCATCAATAAATTTAAACAATGTGCCGATGAATCCAACAATTGGCGTTTTTATATTTAGCATGTCTTCCGGGACATTTAATTGCAGCTTGTTAGCAAGATTGATGCTATGTCCGTTTGGAATCACAATCATTTCATTATTTGTTAATGGCTGATATTTCTCCTTTATTTTTAGTGCGGACACAATAGGAACATCTGTGAATTTCAAGGACTTTTGCAAGTATTTCATATGTTTTGAATATCTTTTTCTATTACCTACCAAAAGGGAATAACCAGGAATGTCATCGCAAAGATCAAATACTCTAATATTATTAAGTCTGGTTAAAAATGTACCGTGCTCCGGCCTTGTAAACCAAAAAATGAAATCGGAAATATTAAGTTGCTTCAAAAATCGTTTGGAATCATTTATAATTTTTAGATTATACAAAGACCTAGTAAAATTATTTAATGGAAAAGGAAATATGGCGGATGGTGTAATAATGTATAAATTATCATTTTCTTTTCTTATTGTAGTTTTGAAGGGTAAATTTCTATCATTCTTTTTCCTTCTTATAATAGAGTCACTATCCTCAACATAAAACACCATATGACCTCTATCTGATAATCGTTTAGCAAACTGCTGCTTTCTGAACCAAGGAGAATCCCAATAATGATTCCCCCAAAATAGTATATTCATGATAAGTCTTTTCTATGCTGTAAAACAGTTAGTGAGGCAACTAATCCAGTTGCATAGAATAAGATTGTAGCATCAACTAACCCGTCACCACCAGTTATATAATCTACAGACTTAATTATAATAAGCATAAAACAAAATACTGCGATTGCAGTTTTATTTGAATCAGAATTTATATGTTGATTTATTTTTCTTATAGACAAAAATATACCGGCAATAATCATAATTAAAAAGTACGTGATTCCCCCCAGTCCAAACGTGCTTAAAAGACTAAAATACGATCCATGCCCACCTGAAAATAACATGGCGCTGGTAAAGTCTTTAGCGCCTTCTTTTTCACCTTCTTCGGAAGAGTAAATATAACCTTGATATGTTACGATACCTTTACCAAATACAGGATTTTTCTGGAAGTTATCCAGATAATATTTCCAAGCTAATCCTCTCCACGCATCCTGTCCCATAAAATTACCCAGCTTAAATGTGGTCAGTCTATTAAATTGTCCTTCTAAGACTTTTTGGGGAGCGAATAGGGAAAAAAGAATAAAAAATATTCCACAGGTAACGACAAGATATATAAAATTCTTAGGGAGAAATAAAATTGAAAATAAAATAATAGAAAAAAATACTCCTGCCATTGTTGTTCTTCCTCCACTTAATAACACACAAAGCAATAGAATCATTAGAGAAATAAACTTCATTTTTTTTTCAAAAACGTAATAAGCAAATAAAGCTGGTACCCCGAAAGTTACTACTTCAGCCAATCCACCAAACCTATAAGCTATTCCACCATAACTCGTCATAGCGTTAGGGTCGTACCGAAAAGTACCGTAAAGTAATGGAATACTAAATGAAAAAAAGTAAGAAAAGATTCTTAGGATTCCTATTGAAACTGAAAAATACACTAATATTTTAAAAAATTTCTTAAAATCTAATTTTTCATAATATACGACTGCAAAAATAATAATTGTGAAAAAAAGTACTATATTATTAATAATATTAAAGTATAACCTTTTTGTCCCAGTCTTACTTAACGTATTAATCACTGGCTGATATAACATTTCATAGTTTACAAAGCTGATTATAGTCCAGGTAATTAATATCAAAATCGCAAAAATAAATATCTCAATTCCTTTGAATTTGATTATTTTAATCCTTTTTTCAATCGAATGGAGTGGAACTAGTTCATTAATTAGCATTAAAAATGTAACTATGGTCAACCATTCCACAAATGACAGGCTGGGAACAGATAAAAATTTTCCAAAACTGAACGGTAATAATGCTGAGAGAGATAATACAGTAAACTGATAAAACTTGTTTAGC containing:
- a CDS encoding O-antigen ligase family protein; its protein translation is MISIILVLIGIVIYLKLNKFYQFTVLSLSALLPFSFGKFLSVPSLSFVEWLTIVTFLMLINELVPLHSIEKRIKIIKFKGIEIFIFAILILITWTIISFVNYEMLYQPVINTLSKTGTKRLYFNIINNIVLFFTIIIFAVVYYEKLDFKKFFKILVYFSVSIGILRIFSYFFSFSIPLLYGTFRYDPNAMTSYGGIAYRFGGLAEVVTFGVPALFAYYVFEKKMKFISLMILLLCVLLSGGRTTMAGVFFSIILFSILFLPKNFIYLVVTCGIFFILFSLFAPQKVLEGQFNRLTTFKLGNFMGQDAWRGLAWKYYLDNFQKNPVFGKGIVTYQGYIYSSEEGEKEGAKDFTSAMLFSGGHGSYFSLLSTFGLGGITYFLIMIIAGIFLSIRKINQHINSDSNKTAIAVFCFMLIIIKSVDYITGGDGLVDATILFYATGLVASLTVLQHRKDLS
- a CDS encoding glycosyltransferase; this encodes MKVLHIAAGLSSKERPHHQPFIKSQIDSLKKEGVDCRVYEIKSYNSKLEYFKSIQVIRNLITENNYDILHAHYSYCGFSTYFASSNKPIVLSFMGSDLLGTPNIQGVLTTRGKIDKFISSFVAKRMNHLIVKSEQMKNLLPIQVPISVIPNGIDFDIFKPIDRNKSRKILGFKENDFIVLFLGNVKQPVKNFNLTKKAVESFKKENDGVKLITPFGISQHQVVEYMNTSDVLMLSSFWEGSPNVIKEAMACNLPIISTKVGDVETVMQDAYNCFTVDFSEGEIIDKLRIIYESKKRSNGREKIDHLRNEVIAQKIIEVYKSVLSTK
- a CDS encoding polysaccharide deacetylase family protein, whose product is MDDLYYHLKGETKLPFKSLLIHFDDGYLDNFIFAYPLLKRYNLKATIWVNPDFIDDTDNRVRPTLEDYWAGKIKLDELNQYDGFINWEEMRLMEKSGVIDFQSHTLTHTQYSVSDKIIDFVSPDTKIDWLHWNLFPEDKPNFFTNPRNKIPLGYPIYESQKGNVAIKYEENGGLTNEIINYVSQNGSENFFKKSNWQDELFSLADELKMKCNNLYKKERKEEYLLRIGKELSDSKLKIENELSKKVNHICWPYGAWNDVTEKLALEHGYITSSIRGDKNIFKKEKFWRVDRIALDNPKYQNELFYFYAIYKLLGYKL
- a CDS encoding glycosyltransferase, whose product is MKNNLIFVQWDAYYGGLEKISQLYEKIFTSYNPLVAILRQTKSGFKYNNSYVFKEKNKLSFIFNYFRFVKNKKDSIFHIQYAGSTILLVTFLAGARKILFHFHGTKFSNKILNKLIWKLLEKKVVIIANSLHTKEVIKKKLNLQNQITVIPNLIDTKALKYIDRVYKKGDKFTVLYTGRFDKGKNIDLIVEVAKTLNYDNEIGFLLVGDGPEKETINRKINENNLGSAVKILMYTDEIMKFYYSSNLFIFTSLHESFGNVIAEAILTGLPVLSNKLPALTEFVNDDFFFFDKQDPKLIAVKIKEIKYNYPMATMRLNKVNTNLRAYLDNEKIVSTLSSLYNNLNN
- a CDS encoding phenylacetate--CoA ligase family protein; translation: MLRKYTAKYFGYPLQDYVKKTSILETLKFLRESQYWEESRIQDYRLEKLKKLISYSYNNVPYYEKLFNTIKLKPSDIKSLKDINKIPILTKEIVRKENMNLVARNHSMKYVKKGKTGGTTGAPIIVLLDVYNRSFTWASYYRWYEWIGVNYYDKTVTFWGERTVLTKPLKNIFIDLTKNLLQNHLLINSFNMSKEDLSQIYKKLIKYKPVVLKGYLSALLDFSSYIESNSLIGLRPKVLSSTSETLLPHHRKYLEKTFNAPIYNQYGCGEVTAIAYECPHNNGLHINLEHVIIEILNDNNTAANQEMGRVIATDLDNLVMPFIRYENGDMATFSSIKCACGINQPLLESVDGRTIDTIALKNGSKVHGVFFTDILYELNVLTDKIQRFQVCQEKVGEIELRLESASGIDNSIRNVLHSTLMKFFEKVEIITLNKLENENNGKFKYIKSINL